From one Esox lucius isolate fEsoLuc1 chromosome 11, fEsoLuc1.pri, whole genome shotgun sequence genomic stretch:
- the LOC109616261 gene encoding zinc finger protein OZF-like has product MREDKPSLLLSFHTEPKQEDSDCESKAQGALGDSERTSVKLEDKSQTLGLNVTIKDEEEEKNAVIINNGEEDLLIQDGIPEVETLGGKQEEYKHKKFPHFEKKLSSLSQLKRHINILTDEKPFCCSDCGKCFIRSSDLTKHQTVHTGEKPFSCSDCGKSFSQLGSLKRHQRVHTGKKPFCCSDCGKSFSQLGSLKRHQRVHTGEKPYSCSDCGKCFIRSSDFTKHQRVHTGEKPFSCSDCGKSFSQLGSLKRHQRVHTGKKPFSCSDCGKSFSQLGHLTFHQRIHSGDKPYSCSDCGKCFSRLGNLKVHQRLHTGDKPYSCSDCGKCFIRSSDFTKHQRVHTGEKLFSCSDCGKSFSQLGHLNIHQRLHTGDKPYSCSDCGTCFIRSSDFTKHQSAHG; this is encoded by the exons ATG AGGGAAgacaaacccagcctgctgctctccttccacactgagcccAAACAAGAGGATTCTGATTGTGAAAGTAAAGCTCAGGGGGCATTGGGGGATTCAGAGAGGACATCAGTAAAACTGGAAGACAAAAGTCAAACGCTGGGACTGAATGTTACtattaaagatgaagaggaggagaagaatgcGGTTATCATTAATAATGGAGAGGAAGATTTACTCATTCAAG ATGGGATTCCTGAAGTGGAGACGCTTGGCGGGAAACAGGAAGAATACAAGCATAAGAAGTttccccattttgaaaaaaaattatcatcaCTATCACAGTTAAAAAGACACATTAATATACTTACAGATGAGAAGCCTTTctgctgttctgactgtgggaagtgtttcattagatCTTCTGATTTGACTAAACATCAGACAGTGCACACGGGTGAGAAACCTTTctcttgttctgactgtgggaagagtttctctcaattaggtagcCTTAAACGTCACCAGCGCGTACATACTGGAAAGAAGCCTTTctgctgttctgactgtgggaagagtttctctcaattaggtagcCTTAAACGTCACCAGCGcgtacatactggagagaagccttactcctgttctgactgtgggaagtgtttcattagatCATCTGATTTTACTaaacatcagagagtgcacacggGTGAGAAACCTTTctcttgttctgactgtgggaagagtttctctcaattaggtagcCTTAAACGTCACCAGCGCGTACATACTGGAAAGaagcctttctcctgttctgactgtgggaagagtttctctcaattaggtcacCTTACatttcaccagcgcatacattctggtgataagccttactcctgttctgactgtgggaagtgtttctctcgattaggtaaccttaaagttcaccagcgcttgcatactggtgataagccttactcctgttctgactgtgggaagtgttttataaGATCATCTGATTTTACTaaacatcagagagtgcacacggGTGAGAAACttttctcctgttctgactgtgggaagagtttctctcaattaggtcacCTTAATATTCACCAGCGCTTgcatactggtgataagccttactcctgttctgactgtgggacgTGTTTTATAAGATCATCGGATTTTACTAAACATCAGAGTGCACACGGGTGA